A section of the Nyctibius grandis isolate bNycGra1 chromosome 32, bNycGra1.pri, whole genome shotgun sequence genome encodes:
- the FBXO45 gene encoding F-box/SPRY domain-containing protein 1, giving the protein MAAGPGGGGGAAAAAAGGPGWRLPGRVLELVFSYLELRELRSCALVCKLWHRVLHGDENSEVWRSLAARCLAEEALRTDILCNVPTYKGKVRAFHHAFSTNDCSRNVYIKKNGFTLHRNPIAQSTDGARTKIGFSEGRHAWEVWWEGPLGTVAVIGIATKRAAMQCQGYVALLGSDDQSWGWNLVDNNLLHNGEVNGSFPQCNNAPKYQIGERIRVILDMEDKTLAFERGYEFLGVAFRGLPKVCLYPAVSAVYGNTEVTLVYLGKPLDG; this is encoded by the exons ATGGCGGCGGGCCCCGGTGGTGGCGGgggtgcggcggcggcggcggcgggagggccgGGCTGGCGGTTGCCGGGGCgggtgctggagctggtttTCTCCTACCTGGAGCTGCGGGAGCTGAGGAGCTGCGCGCTGGTGTGTAAGCTGTGGCACCGCGTCCTGCACGGCGACGAGAACAGCGAGGTGTGGCGCAGCTTGGCGGCCCGCTGCTTGGCGGAGGAGGCCCTGCGCACCGACATCCTCTGCAACGTGCCCACCTACAAGGGCAAG GTCCGTGCCTTCCACCACGCCTTCAGCACCAACGACTGCTCGCGGAACGTCTACATCAAGAAGAACGGCTTCACGCTGCACCGCAACCCCATCGCCCAGAGCACGGACGGGGCTCGGACCAAGATCGGTTTCAGCGAGGGCCGCCACGCCTGGGAGGTGTGGTGGGAGGGCCCGCTGGGCACCGTGGCCGTCATCGGCATCGCCACGAAGCGTGCGGCCATGCAGTGCCAGGGTTACGTGGCCCTGCTGGGGAGCGACGACCAGAGTTGGGGCTGGAACCTGGTGGACAATAACTTGCTGCATAACGGGGAGGTGAACGGCAGTTTCCCCCAGTGCAATAACGCGCCCAAATACCAG ATAGGTGAAAGGATTCGAGTTATCCTGGACATGGAAGACAAAACGTTAGCGTTTGAGAGGGGCTATGAGTTCTTGGGAGTGGCCTTCAGAGGACTGCCAAAGGTTTGCCTGTATCCAGCGGTGTCTGCTGTGTATGGGAACACAGAAGTGACTTTGGTCTACCTGGGAAAACCTCTGGATGGATGA